The Vitis vinifera cultivar Pinot Noir 40024 chromosome 1, ASM3070453v1 DNA segment TAGTATTCTTCTGGTTACAGTTTCTTTCTTGTGGTGTATTTTCCTATTTACTTGTGTGATGGATTGGTATTTGCAACTTCCGGTACTGTTTTATGGTTTATGGTTCCTACGTTTATACATCCATCTGATGTTGGCCTGGCATGATAATGAATGATTGGGTTGCCAAATTCTTCCTATTCTTCCATATCTTAATTAGTTGGATCCTTTAAGAACTTGGTTAATGTATTTTGGAGAACTCCCTTTGGTTCAGGCAGTGTGGTTGTTGATGATCTGGGTGTCTCCTGTTGTTGTTGCATTTTGTGTATcaatttagtttaatattttttttcttgatggtACAAAAGGATTTTATACGATCATGTATTTATCTGTAGGTTTTGAGACCTGAAGTTTGCTGATCAGTACGTAACCCAAGGTAGTTTTTTATGGCACAGTTCTGGCTATTCTGAAAGAATCAGTTAAAACTGTAATGTTGAGATCTTAGATACTTTGTTCAAAACATCAAAGGGAGTAATGTAGTTGTTTGGGTGCTCCTGTTTCAAATGCTCTAGCAGTTAGATCGTCTCTTCTGCATAATTTGGGCACTGCAAAACTTTGGCAGTGCCCATGGATGCCACAAGGAGCGGGACGCCCACTGTTCAATACCATAACATACCTGACCAACCAATTGCTGCTATTGTCACCTCCCCATTACCAACATTTCAAAGACAACAACGACACTGCTTTGGGGACTCAAGCCCTGGAGAATTTCCATTGGCTGCCAACCCCTCCATTGTTCTCCATGTCCTCACGGCATGTAACTTGGAACCTCAGGATCTTGCAAAGCTCGAGGCAAGTGTCTCATTTCTATTTAGatctttttaatatatcttgTTCAATGTTAGAATTGATAATGCTGCTGATTGGACTATAATGGTGTCTGTTGCCAGGCAACATGTTCCTTCTTCAGGCAGCCTGCACACTTTGCCCCTGATTTTGAACTGTCCATATCGGAGCTTGCTGCTCTGGATATGTGCCTAAAGAGGGCCATATTTAGGCCAATGATGCTAGAAGAACGTGAAGTTCTAAAGCAAAGGTGCGGAGGCTCATGGAAACTCGTTCTGAGGTTTTTGCTGGCTGGAGAAGCATGTTGCAGGAGGGAGAAGTCACAGGCAATAGCAGGACCAGGTCACAGCATTGCTGTGACAGTGAAAGGAGCTGTTTACTCATTTGGCTCTAACAGCTCTGGACAGCTTGGACATGGCACCACAGATGAGGAATGGAGGCCTCGCCAAATAAGGTCGCCAATTTTATGATTAATGGTGTAAGAGCAAGAAAATGGAAAGATATTGTTGagtttgtgaaaaattaatagaaattcATTATGTTTCAGATCTTTGGAAGGCATTCGCATTATCCAAGCAGCTGCAGGGGCTGGCAGGACAATGCTGATCAGTGATGCTGGCCAGGTTTATGCCTTTGGAAAGGACTCCTTTGGGGAAGCCGAATATGGGGTTCAAGGAACTAAACTAGTAACAACTCCACAATTGGTTGAGTCTTTGAAAAACATATTTGTGGTACAAGCTGCAATTGGTAATTTCTTCACAGCTGTGCTGTCAAGAGAAGGCAGGGTGTATACATTTTCTTGGGGTAATGATGCCAAACTTGGGCACCAAACGGAAGCAAATGATTTGGAACCTCATCCTTTGTTGGGGGCACTAGAAAATATACCAGTGGTGCAAATTGCAGCTGGATACTGCTATCTTCTTGCTCTAGCTTGTCAGCCTAATGGCATGTAAGTTCCTTCGCCATATAGCTTGAGAGAAACTTGGTATTTTAAGAAAAGCTATCTATTATTAATGGTTCTCTCATTAGTTGCATATGATGATGATTTGCAAATTACATGTAAATTTTGAGAGTGCTGCATTGAAATCACAAATTGCTCCAATTAATTTCTATTTGACGGTATAGGcttcttccttctttccattcttttacagtttctttctttctttccttttttttttttttttggtgtgggGGTGTTTGCTTTTGTCCCACAAAAGGGTATCCTTGAATCGACTCTGCTTCAGTCCTCTAATCTTTgcttacttttgtttttttttcccacttcattttcatgatttttcctttacttcagaattaaaattcttaaaatgcTGAAATATTCCAGAATCCTTTTCAGTATTCAACTCATACTCGTGTAAATGAAAGTTAATTAATTACTCAGATATTGTGTTCTTTTGGAAACATATCAGGTCCGTATACTCTGTTGGCTGTGGCTTGGGTGGGAAGCTTGGACATGGCACAAGAACTGATGAGAAGCACCCTCGACTGATTGAACAATTTCGGATTCTGAACCTTCAGCCCATGGTGGTTGCAGCTGGTGCTTGGCATGCTGCTGTGGTTGGGCGGGACGGTCGGGTCTGCACATGGGGTTGGGGGCGTTATGGGTGCTTAGGTCATGGGAATGAAGAGTGTGAATCAGTTCCAAAGGTAGTGGAAGCTTTGATTAATGTCAAAGCTGTTCACGTTGCTACAGGGGATTACACAACCTTTGTGGTGTCTGATGATGGCGATGTCTACTCATTTGGGTGTGGAGAATCATCCAGTCTTGGGCATAATAATGGGCCTGATGGAcaggtttgattttttttttttcttattcttttttttttctgtattaattaaaattagctTGATCTTGTGTGATGGTTAAGACTGCCTGCTAACATGGACAAGTGAATTATTTTTCCACTTTTTATCTATTCCTCCATAATTTCTCTGTTACATTTCATAATTTCTGAATGATGCCCATGTTTTCTTAACTAATTGTGGATTTACTAGATTGTTCCCTCTGTCACAAGAATGGCAAGGGacatattcatttatttgacAATATCTTGAATGGcctttattctttttctctttcatttccttttgcCCCCTTTCTTTGCATCTTAGTGCTTGCTTGCTTTATAACTACCATCTATTTAACTTCTGGATTTCCAGCCCCTATTAATAAATATGCATGCAGCATGCTTTCCTAGAATCTCTCTTTAAGCAATTCATTCCACACAAATGAAATCTACAGCTTTATAATGGAGATTTGGAGAATCCATGATTTCTCTCTGCTTTCTATTGGGTAAAGCATGTCCTGGAAAGAACTAAGATTTCCATTGCCATTATTGTCATTTTCAGTAATTATAAGTGCAGGGAGAGCGTGTGTGTGTTTTTGAGGGAAACTTTTGCTTTCATGAATAACTGATATGTGTTTTGATTGTGTTTGCTATATGATAGGGAAATAGGCATGCTAACATCTTAAGCCCAGAATTAGTAACATCACTGAAGCAGATTAAGGAGCGGATGGTACAGATCAGCCTCACCAATTCCATATACTGGAATGCCCACACTTTTGCGCTCACTGAAACAGGGAAGCTGTATGCATTTGGTGCAGGAGACAAAGGGCAGTTGGGTGTAGAGCTCGTTGCCAACCAAACTGAGAGGGGAAATCCAGAGCGGGTTGATATTGATCTCAGCTAGGGACATTGCCTCACCCTCGTATCATCTACACCAATGCCATTCCTAATTTATCATCACCACCATCCACGATCATGCTTTGCATTTACTGTTTATATTTCCTTGTCTATTCTGTACATAGAAACAAAAAAGGATTGTGAAGGATCAAGCTAGGTAGCAGGGGGCCAAGCAAATGCATTATTGTTGacttttaaagttaaaaaaagaaaagattagtGCTTAGGCCTCAAGCAGTGAATAGCTGATACATTTGTCCAGGTtcattttataacttatttatgTTAAATGAATTCATAAGTTATCTGGTTAGCCCCAAGAACTAGAATTCATGCATCATCAGTCTGCCCTTTGATACACGGAAGTCATGCTCATTTGATGGACAGAAGTAGCAGAGTTTGGTTGAAAGCCTGCTGGCTGGCCTCTCCCTCGTAGCTGCCCGGAAAATAAAGGTTGGTCAAAGACTAGAGAGGAGGCAGTTTTAAACGTGAGATGTTGTCATGCTGACTGTCTTTTGAGTGTACTACCTGCCTATGAGCTGAAAAATCAACATCAAAGTAGATGCAGAGAATGGTTCAAATGATTGATGGAGTGGCAGGGGAATTCTAAAGAGGGCTTGGGACAGATCTCAAGGGAAGTTTGTCACTTGAATCTTTGATTCCTAGAGGGGACAAGGGAATGAAAAGCAGGAGGGCAGAAGAGATACAGGCCGGTGAGTTGGTTGGTTAAAGCCTGTGTATTGCAGGCCGACAAGCCGGAAAAAAACAGCTACGGCTGTGGTACAATATTAAACCAAAGCACCTCGCTCCAGTCTCCATCCTCTATGGTTTGCCTATTTTCTTAGCGTACCTTCCTAGCTTAGTTGCTTGAATGGAGGAAAATTTGACCATTGGATGCGACGCATGCCCAAAATCCAATTTGCCTACTTCCTTCTCAGTCAGCCATCCGGTCTTAAATAGATttaatgatataataaattaatttaaattattaaatatgtttcataaaataatttaatttcataacttaaaattaaaaatacaatttgcCTACCTCCTTCTCATTCTTAAAGTTCGCTAATCcgttacattaaaataaaatataagaatgatatgaatttctgaataattaaaatataaattggtttataaatcaaaataaaatgtaataaaatatgaattttttaattcttaaaatcgCTATGGTCTTAAGGAGATAAGACTGCGAACGAATCCCGAGCTGATAATGATAAGCACAAGCACGAGACATCCTCAACAACTCtctaataatattaattcaaaacccatatcaatttttttttttaacgttTGGTCCCACAActccatataaacttctttTACTAATAAAGTAATTAAAagaatgattttcaaatttcaataaataaaactaaaaatatattagaaatttaaaatcatttggtATCCGATacacttcctattttttttaaaaaaaataaaaactttttatataaagaagaaaaaaactgcTGGATAtctgaaaattttaaatgtaaggttattatcttttttatatgaacttatataaaattactattactttttaattttaaaaacaaaaaatagcaATTATATCTAAATCAAtacttaatttttcaataaaattcatgatttttcatttctattttttccgTCTCTTTCTTGCCCACCATTTTTAACTTTGAGTGTTAAGGCAAAATAATTAGGCTATATTtagtttccaaaaaataaagagaaaaaatagaataatataaagaaaataaaaactagatttaaaatatataaattatttttatatattgtttcaaacttatttcacatatatttttttatatatataaagattaaataattttaaaatatataaaattttaatgaattttaattatatttgattttcttttatatttttttataaaaaaactaaataaaatgttttttcttaacattttttttttctttttccttaatactttttttataaccaaacataatcttaactTATCCTTgaactaaaatcatttttacctCATTTGCTCACATTATtgagaatatattttagaattgtGTTTATATATTCATGAcgtattttctataataaatattttatagttagtttatataatactttaaatatggatattttataaataaatttattacttaaaattaatgaaaaatataaattaaaatcaattaagataaatattaattaaaattaataagggtagatatgttaatttaattatttaaaataaaatttaagttaatttttatcaACAACcttaataatgaataaataataagttttaagttaataatttaatagcaatttaatttaaagccaatttaattcattaggtaataagtattaaatctTACCAAATATTGAATTAATCtcaatactttttaaatattttattttttgaaaaatataatgataGTATTTATGAGTGCATTCTACTTACAAATACTCATCCACCCTCTATTATATGGAATAAAATAACTTTTGCAAGATTCATTGTGGTTTCATCCCCGACTCCATTTAACATTACATttcttttacttaaaaaaaaagaaaaaaacgataataatcaaataataaatataaaatggacataaaaaatggccaaaaaaacaaaaaacaaaaacgagGGTGCAACTTGGGTGGATTGACTCAACTCAACCCAATGTTTCGATAAGTTTGAGCAATCATTTTAATTACTGAGATTGAATTTGGGTTAAGTTTTTTCAACCTGAACTCAATTTGGATTAAACTCAAGTTAAGGTTCGAATAAACTGGACCTaaccaaaacttaatttaatatacatatattcattttctttttctatttttaaaaggaaatgtcaaattatattatatcatatatgttaggaatttgaggctaatccaacctatgataatcaccctaaagggggggtgaatagggtgatggtctctttttcaaatttaaactaagtaaaaataagagacaatttatatgcaagtatatgataagcaaaataaagacaattgcatataaattaaaagagttagggaagagagagagcaaacacgagagtttatagtggttcggcgcaacccggcctacatccactctcctcaacctcctaaccgagtgagggttccactagcttgaagcttcaaccaagcttccaatcttcttacaattggattatggttccaattcaccctcttggacttttggctccaagcaccctttacaattctcaagagatatccctctcttgaaATTTCCTCTCAAGGTTTACAAATAATGATCTTAAAGGTttacaaaaatcctagcacaagaactttaagctcaaatgatacaagaaaagctaggattgaatggtgcactaaagatatgcaagttatgaaataatggtgcactcaaaaacactcttccaaggctcaaatataatcaagaatgatttgggaaggttaagctttttaaacaatgaagattggagcctttttatagaagaaaaaagccaaactagccgtttggggttcgaccggtcgagctgggggtcgaccggttgactagccgttagcatttaatgcttggcaggagACCGTTGGGCCTCGACCGGGCCTCGACCGGGTCTCGACCGGaccttgaccggacctcgaccgggtctcgaccggaccttgaccggacctcgaccggacgaggttcgaccttgaccggttgaacaaccgttctggaagaaagagaaaatttttgcatttttcgAACGGTCGACCAGTTACTGTtcatccggttcaaccggttgagctgggggtcaACCGGTTACTGTTCATCCGGTTCACCCGATTTAGCCAATTGAGCCGTTTtttgctcaacaaccaacttttccAACTTATAACCTTTCAAACAAGTTTGAAataacatttaacacaaggttttagttgaaaacatgaaatcatccaattttaaaaatatttaaaacaaaataactcttggatgatttaggtgcataaggaaaataatgcatggaaatcctagtgcaccaacaaccttacaaagagacttaagaagctttggtcttgaaaaactcttctctttgaggtggtcttcttcttcatgatttctccttggcttgatttgtctttggattgccactttagAAGTCattttgcctaatcacacttaaaatgtagtcattagttctaaaccttgttttgttatcatcaaaatcaagattaaccaaaccttggtttcacaatatattttcattttttttaaaatatataaatttataatcatTCTTTTGTTgctcttttgaaattttgtatatttactatttaaattttcatataaataccttaaaatgttttttaaaatattataaataaatttaacccAATCAACCCgattttagaaaaatgagattgaGTTGAACTTAGGTTAAATACCTTGGGGTAGAGTTCAAGTTGGgttgattttcaattaattGTTTGTTAATTCTAATTAGGCTCAAATTAATCATCAACCTAACTAATCTGTCCAAGTTGTAgttttaacaaaaacaaaaaatagagttaggttttgagattttgtttggaaaatcaatatatttttcttccaacaaattttgaaatttcaattttttcaattttaactttatttttatatttttttattattaggtaTAAGTACACGTTTTATTCTTGACTATAagagtttatatttcttttattattatattttattttattttttattcgtATAACCATCAAAGTTTTTGGGTTTGGATCACTTCAAGTGAATTTTTTTCCTAATCATCAACCACTCTAGCATGACATCTACCCCCTTAACAAtctaatttcaaattaaatcatccCACCACATTAATGCGTAGCATTAGAATTTAACAAAACTCCTTAACCATATAAATTATaactcatttataattttttttttctcagatcttcatttattaattatcatctctaattacattaaataaaaattttatttaatatagaaCATGATGATTATTaaacaatattttgaaaaccgGACCGAcatgtattattattaaacaattttatcATGCTATCCAAATTATTTTGACTATTATCTACCAGTGGAGTGGAATTAATATAGAACATGATGATTGAATCTTATTATTTACATAATGCAAAAGATAAATTGCAAGTAAATAACTAGTTATAATCAACCATTTTCCACAAAATCAGAGGCTACATGTGAAGGACTCGATGGTTCATGGTATTTCATTGATAAGATGATGAAGGAAAACAAGAATCTGGAGGAAGAGAAGAGGGCCTACTACTCCAGGAGGCCTCTGCAAGAGTTAGAAAAAGGTAGACTGCAACCAGGATAGACAAAGCCAAGGCAAGCCCATCTTCCGAACCCATACATACACCTTCATTAATTTCAAGTACGCCAGGGAGCTGCAACAAAATCAACCCAAAGCTCTCGAGATTTGAATATGTATCAAACTGTCTTCTGAATTCTGATAAAGCACGCTTACCACCCATCTGGGAATATATAGGCAGAGAAGAGGAGGAGGGGGAGAGGAGTGAGTTCCAGGTCCATTGAACTGAAGCTGGCTCCTACCTGGTTTGGCCTCCATTCATGAACTTGTTTTCGTCAGCCATGTTGCAAGGTTTTTGCACGTGGCTTGCGTGTGATTGTGATCCGCCATTGAGGTCATCAATGATTGCAATCAAGTTCAGTAATTTGATTTAAGGAGAAAGACACGAATTTTGGAACGTAAAACACAAGCACAtgatcaatttaattttcatgttgaacgaaaaaaaaaaaaaaaaaaatcctcatgtAATGATTGACACTGCTGACGTGGCTCGTGGTCCACATAACAAGACAAGGTAGCCAATGGAATTTTGTGGGTTGGCCCACATTTCCAGACACAGTTACTTAAAATGGCAAAATGCTGAACCTTCGTACTTTCAGCTCAGTCGGTCGGGCCCATTGACCTCTTTTCACTGGGCTTAGGTTCTCCAGCCCAGCTGGAACAGCTGGGCACACGTATGACATATCACTACTTTCATACATCCAAGCCCAAAGCTCAAAATCATTAGATAATTTCAAGTCAATGattgttataattattttcgGTTCTGCAAGGAGCTTGACGTCCTCTTAGGCATCACGGAAGATgcacatttttaaaatattatcaagcGACTTGATTCATGTGACCACCCTTTTTCTGTCAACTACACGTGTGTGATCTTAGCTACACACCAAAGAAATGGCGGAAGGGAAAGGATAGAAGGAACGCATATAATCATAATGAGTTTTGACTAACTTCAAAGACCCGGAACTCCGATTAAATTAGAAATATCGAGACAGGGAAGATGTTATTGTGGATATTTCAAGGACCTATCACATGCCCCCATCTTTACACTgctgcatttttctttttcttttttcttttttttttataatttattaatttatggtCTATGATCTAAATGattcccccctttttttttctcaagggGAAAGAAAAAGGCTAACAGATGAGGATCTCCAAAGCTCAAGTTTCCAACTTCAATGATGTTCAAATAGGAATAAAGTCatgaa contains these protein-coding regions:
- the LOC100247438 gene encoding ultraviolet-B receptor UVR8; this encodes MDATRSGTPTVQYHNIPDQPIAAIVTSPLPTFQRQQRHCFGDSSPGEFPLAANPSIVLHVLTACNLEPQDLAKLEATCSFFRQPAHFAPDFELSISELAALDMCLKRAIFRPMMLEEREVLKQRCGGSWKLVLRFLLAGEACCRREKSQAIAGPGHSIAVTVKGAVYSFGSNSSGQLGHGTTDEEWRPRQIRSLEGIRIIQAAAGAGRTMLISDAGQVYAFGKDSFGEAEYGVQGTKLVTTPQLVESLKNIFVVQAAIGNFFTAVLSREGRVYTFSWGNDAKLGHQTEANDLEPHPLLGALENIPVVQIAAGYCYLLALACQPNGMSVYSVGCGLGGKLGHGTRTDEKHPRLIEQFRILNLQPMVVAAGAWHAAVVGRDGRVCTWGWGRYGCLGHGNEECESVPKVVEALINVKAVHVATGDYTTFVVSDDGDVYSFGCGESSSLGHNNGPDGQGNRHANILSPELVTSLKQIKERMVQISLTNSIYWNAHTFALTETGKLYAFGAGDKGQLGVELVANQTERGNPERVDIDLS